CGACGGCGGCCCCGAGGTCGACAGCGACGAGGTGCTGCTGCTGGATGACTGGCGCCTGACGGAAGAGGGCCAGATCGCGGGCGGTTTCGGCAACATGCACGACTGGGCCCATGCCGGCCGAATCGGGAACTGGATCACCGTCAATGGCACCCCGGAGTGGCACAGATCGGTTCAGCAGCACAGCCGCCACCGTCTGCGCCTTGTGAACACCGCCAATGCGCGGATTTTCACGCTCGAGGCGCAAGGTCTCGCCGGTTGGGTCGTCGCACTCGACGGCATGCCGCTCGATGCGCCGCAGCCGCTGGGCCGCTTGGTGCTGGCTCCGGCACAACGGGCGGACATCATCGTCGATGTGACCGCAGACATCGGCGAAGAGGCCTTCCTTGTCAGCTTCGAGCGTGACGGCGGCTATGCCATCGCTTCTTTCGACGTCACAGCGGCGGCGCGGTCAGAACGCCTCGGCACACCCGCTCCGCTGGCGCCCAACCCGGTGCCACAGCTTGGCCGTCTGGAAGACGCCAGAACGGCCAAGCTGCTGATGGAGGGCGGGGCCATGGGGCGGATGAGCGGCGCCATGATGGGCGGACGGATGATGGGCATGCGCGATATGGCGGGTGCGGGCAAGGTCTGGGCCTTCAATGGCATGGCGGACATGCCCGAGCAGCCACTGGTAACGGCGGAGCGGGGCGAGTCCGTTCGGATCGAGATCACCAACGACACGGCCTGGCCCCATGCGATGCATCTGCATGGCCACCATTTCCGGCGGATCGCCGCGGACGGCACGGCGGGCGCCTTGCGTGACACGCTGCTCATGGACCGCGGAGAGACCGCCGAGATCGCGTTCGTTGCCGACAATCCCGGTGACTGGCTGCTGCACTGTCACATGCTGGAGCATTCGGCGGGCGGAATGATGACATGGCTGCGCGTGGTTTGAACCGCTGCCGGTGAAAACGTGAAGCCATTGAAAGCCGGCTCGTCGAACGCGCCGATGGATGGTTTGCGATCCCGTGGGCAAGCCGCGCCTTTGCGGGTGTGCAGCCGGATCGTCGGACAGGGCTCATAATGTACGTCAGCCAGATATTTGGTTACATATGTAACTAAATATCACGGACTTTCCATTTGTGCCAATCGCTCAAGACAGTCCAGCAGGATCAGCCTCTCGCCCGCGGAAAACTGCGAGAGAAGCGCATTGTTGTACCGCTCTGCGACAGTCGCAAGGTCATTATAGGCGCGCCGCCCCGCGGGCAGAAGCGCCAGTATATCGCTGCGCTTGTCCGCGTCATTCTTCCGCGCCTCGATAAAGCGTTTTTCCTGTAACGCTTTGACTGCGCGACTAATCTTTGTTTTATGCATCTTCGAAATGCGTCCGATCTCGCTCGCCGTCAGATCGCCGTAGCGACCAAGGTGAAACAGCACCCGCCACTCGGTCCGCAGCATGTTGTACCGCTCGCGGTAGCGGCGCGCGAACTCCAGGCTGGTTTCCTCGGCGGCTTGGTTCAGCAGGTAAGGCACGAAACTGCGCAGATCGAAATCGGACATGCGGAAACCCTTTTTATTTGTCTTGTTGGTTACAAAAGTAACGTTATCTTACAGCCAAGTTCAAGATGCGAGGAGTTGACATGAACGAACAGTCACATCCGTCCGAATATCTGCAGTTTGCCAAGGGGCAGGGCACGACCGAAGGGTACATGCCCGGCTTTGGCAATGACTTTGAAACCGAGGCGTTGCCGGGTGCCTTGCCGCAGGGCATGAACAGCCCCCAGAAGGTGAACTACGGTCTCTACGGGGAGCAGCTGTCGGGCACCGCCTTCACCGCGCCGAGCCACCAGAACGAGCGCACATGGTGCTACCGCATTCGCCCCAGCGTGCGTCATCAGGGGCGCTATGAGCGCATTGACCTGCCGTATTGGAAAACCGCGCCGCACATCCCTCAGGATGTGACCTCGCTGGGCCAGTACCGCTGGGATCCGGTGCCGCACAGCGACACTGGCCTGACGTGGCTGACGGGCATGCGCACGATGACCTCGGCGGGCGACGTCAACACCCAGACCGGTATGGCAAGCCATATCTATCTGGTCACCGAGTCGATGAAGGACTCCTATTTCTACTCCGCCGACGGCGAGATGCTGGTCGTCCCGCAAGAAGGGCGGCTGCGCTTTGCGA
Above is a genomic segment from Sulfitobacter sp. HNIBRBA3233 containing:
- a CDS encoding multicopper oxidase family protein translates to MKPVTRRTFGRGMVAALALGGLRPTSVHAQAAPDLTARESLHQLAPATYPQTQVWGYDGTVPGPVIRLPQGGRLTRRFVNELPQAGTIHWHGIRIDNAMDGVPGLTQDAVAPGETFQYDFTVPDAGTYWYHPHNRSYEQMARGLSGALIVEEADGGPEVDSDEVLLLDDWRLTEEGQIAGGFGNMHDWAHAGRIGNWITVNGTPEWHRSVQQHSRHRLRLVNTANARIFTLEAQGLAGWVVALDGMPLDAPQPLGRLVLAPAQRADIIVDVTADIGEEAFLVSFERDGGYAIASFDVTAAARSERLGTPAPLAPNPVPQLGRLEDARTAKLLMEGGAMGRMSGAMMGGRMMGMRDMAGAGKVWAFNGMADMPEQPLVTAERGESVRIEITNDTAWPHAMHLHGHHFRRIAADGTAGALRDTLLMDRGETAEIAFVADNPGDWLLHCHMLEHSAGGMMTWLRVV
- a CDS encoding MarR family winged helix-turn-helix transcriptional regulator — encoded protein: MSDFDLRSFVPYLLNQAAEETSLEFARRYRERYNMLRTEWRVLFHLGRYGDLTASEIGRISKMHKTKISRAVKALQEKRFIEARKNDADKRSDILALLPAGRRAYNDLATVAERYNNALLSQFSAGERLILLDCLERLAQMESP